The genomic region TAAGGGCATAGCGAGCGATGGGACCGAGTACTCCCACGAGGACGAGGCGGTGGTGGAGAGCCTCTACTATTCAAAGGAGTTCGTGAGGGCGAATTGGAGCCAGACGGGCGGCCTGAGCGCCGCAGACCCCAAGCCCATGTACATCGATGGCATCATCTCCAGCGTCGATGCTGAGGCCATAGAGGCTAAAAGGTTTAAGGCCGTCGTGGACACGGGCTGCGGCGCGGCGAGCCTGACCACGCCCTTCCTGTTAAGAAGGCTGGGCTGTAAGGTGGTCACGATTAACGCCCAGGTGGACGGGACTTTCCCGGGCAGGAATCCCGAGCCGACCGGCAATGAGATAAACGACTTGAAGGCAGCGGTCGTGGCCGCCGGGGCGGACCTGGGGGTTGCCCACGATGGCGACGCCGACAGGGCCGTGTTTGTGGACGAGAAGGGCAGGTTCGTAAACGAGGACGTCCTGCTTGCCATAATGGCCGAGCACATATTGAAAAAGAAGCCAGGCAGCACGATCGTAACCCCCGTAAGCTCCTCCTCCCTCATCCAGGACATAGCGGATAGGTATGGCGCAAGGGTCGTCTGGACGCCGGTGGGCAGCATTTACGTGGCGAGGACCATGATGGCCACAGGCGCCGTCTTCGGGGGCGAGGGCAACGGCGGCCTCATCTTCCCGGAGTTCCAGTATTGCCGTGACGGGGGCATGTCCGTCGCCTGCATGCTCGAGATGCTGGCGCACACCGGCAAGAAGCTCTCATCCATAGTGGACGAGATGCCCGCATACCATAGCATCAAGGATAAGATAAGGTGTAAGGATAAGGAGGCCGTCATGAAAAAATTGGCGGCGCACGTAAAGGGAGAGAAGGTGGACGCGACGGACGGCCTTAAGATATACAGGCCGGAGGGCTGGGTGTTGATAAGGATGTCGGGTACCGAGCCCATCATCAGGGTTTTTGCCGAGTCCAG from Methanocella conradii HZ254 harbors:
- the glmM gene encoding phosphoglucosamine mutase — protein: MALFGTNGVRGVANVELTTDMAMDLAKGFGTFKPGTIAVGRDTRESGEMIKAAVIAGLLSTGCRVIDLGIAPTPAIQYYVRECGLDGGIVITASHNPPEYNGIKGIASDGTEYSHEDEAVVESLYYSKEFVRANWSQTGGLSAADPKPMYIDGIISSVDAEAIEAKRFKAVVDTGCGAASLTTPFLLRRLGCKVVTINAQVDGTFPGRNPEPTGNEINDLKAAVVAAGADLGVAHDGDADRAVFVDEKGRFVNEDVLLAIMAEHILKKKPGSTIVTPVSSSSLIQDIADRYGARVVWTPVGSIYVARTMMATGAVFGGEGNGGLIFPEFQYCRDGGMSVACMLEMLAHTGKKLSSIVDEMPAYHSIKDKIRCKDKEAVMKKLAAHVKGEKVDATDGLKIYRPEGWVLIRMSGTEPIIRVFAESRTESGAKRLAEYGVGLVNEYNK